ataatatacatatgtttataatctAGTATGTGCAAATACGTATCAGCATAGAATATCATCAGTCAGTTgttaaacataattaaaatcttacatacatacatgccttTGTAACTGAAGTTTCAGATGTCACTCCACAATGGTGGCTAGCGATGACTCATTTCATTTGTATAAATAACTCAGGTGCATTCAATACGCTGCAAATAACAGACACAATGCAAATGCATAGTTGCCAGGCGTTGGCATCTCAAtaagctattttttttcaacagtttttgtttaaaatttaaaaattatatccgTCATCGAAGTATTTTAAAAGACAACTCAGATTGAGGATCAGTATGTTTTGTTCTAAACTCAGTTGGAAGACTCAGCTGCATCTGGCTCATGATTCATGGCTGTTATAAGCAGCATATTAGAGTTATTTTAGTATGTATTCTGTGTGTGGGTTTTgtaaagaaaacatttttttttctataatttcatatatttcaaagtaaataaagttttacaaaaattggaaatattatacacattgtgTAAAAGTAAACTTTGaagatttcaaaacaaaaatacacGCACTATTTTATCTTATTGGAGATAAGTCAGAGGCCGTttacgaaaaaatatacattatttttgaaaGTAAGTTAAGGTTTAATTGGTCACAGTTGTGGCAAGGCATTTTTAAGGGCTacttaaattattgtatttatttaatcaactAAACactaaaaagataaataaaattctgcaaattttgataaaattaattcttcaaaaaaaaaagtctaaaaacacatacatacataacctaAAAATGAAATCGATTCAATGATAATAAGATTAATTTGATTGATAACTGCATTAAAActgaataaaatcaataaaaaggtATATATCAGTCAAAGTAacgtaaatatacaaatataaatatatattagaaaaatacaaataaatgttaATGATGAAAAATCTATGTTGACTATATCGtactttaaaatatacaacCGTATACTACATATTACTTTGTTTCTTGAAAACTGTACAAAATCTATTGAAGAATTTCACACATCTGTGTCAAAAGTGCCTGATTGACTTTTAATGTAACAATAAACAACtgctagtattatatgtatatatataatacatcattaTTCGTTACATTGTCAACTAAGTTTATCTCCAACAACTAAATctataaaaatctattttatattcTTGTTTACTCAAATATACGATACGGCTAAAGATTAACATGGCCATCAAAGTGACTAATGGCATCCATTTACTCCTTGCAAATATTGACACCTACAAtttcattacaattttaatttataataataattaggtGACAAAATGTACACTTGTTAAAACATGTTCGACAAAAGAAAATAcaccaaaatattatatttacattatatatggcAAATTAGCACACACTGGGTAGAAATAAAAACGTCCAACTACCACCACTCtcaattcaaatttttcattcattgcccatgataatattatacatacatatgaatgaggTTATGATTAAAAAGGTCACCAACTAACCGAATTTCGTTACTACGACAAACCTCCTAAATTGAATTAGTCCGTGAACCTTAATTCATAATACCTCGAATGTGGATATGATACAATTTAattcagaataaaataaaatcctttAAAACACATATAAACATGAGGTTTTAATTTCTAAACCCTTCTAACGTACATGAATATGCATTACGGAAATAATTAGCcggcatataatattattgtttataccAAATTTTTTccgattattataatataaataatgctAATGGAAAAAGGCAAAACAATGATGTTAttatcatacaaaaaaaaaaaaaatagcataaaaaatcaaaaactttgCAACCGTAGAATGCAACCTTACCTGTGTACAAAATgtttcatttgtttcaaataaaatttttatttaaagcatTTACCGTGAAAAATTTGAACTAGATTCGaatgattataaatttatgtttattaaagcATAAATATCTGCAATATCTAATAATAGTTTGCATTATATTGCTCCTCTATGTACCCATAAAATGACAACTATTTAACATTTTATCACATCTATCACAATAACTACATAATCAAAGTATTCTGCAAGACAATGTCTATAAGTCACAGTCGATAATAGTTTAACCGTCGGTAAGGCCTTGCCTCTTCTCCTCCTCCAGCATGGCATCGAGCTCATCGGTGAGATTGGCGAGCATGTTTCCGATATCGTTCAGAACGTCTCCCGGCTCGGCCGACAGACTGAGACCACCTTGAGATTGCTTTGGTGTGGTAGGATTTGCTTTGTCTTCACACGAGGCGTCCTGCGAGTTCTGATTGCCGGGAGAGCTTTGCGTGCTTCCTGGAGTGTTGGGATGACGTGGTGGTAGGGAAGTCAGCGGCATATTTCCCCTCCCGAAGTCAGCAGTGTGTGGCCGACTGCCGATCTGTCCTCGATTCTGCTTGATCGTTCCAGCATTCTCATTCGCAAATGGCAAACTATCCGACTCTGTACTCGAACTtgactgaaattaaaatttcctccatcaatattatattctactagtgttgtgcccgatgaaatatcatcgcatgggttatggcatattaagttattaaataaaaaaaaaattaaaagaaatgtgtcagttCTGTGTTTGATCTGCATTGCgggcgtatttttttcaaatacctttaaaatataattaatttaatatttaattgtttaatatgaaaaaaaaaataggttgtggctatttgcaagtactatatctgcgaattattggctatttgctggtactatatctgcgacaggcgcaaagccttctgcgcatgcgcgtgaactgtcactgtcagtgtgtttactgttaaaattttgtttttaacctcttaatatttagttcgaactcgtaaagtgacgtagagtaaaagaTATAATCcgaattagttaatattattaatttttagaaaattattatcatatacaacgtataatacctacatacaagtacaagccgcgaactagctaaatgatataaatctattataataacgtgcgaaatttatttgcctcatgtataatgaacgattgattaaacaagtctagcatacattaaatgtaagaaattataatcggattataagtttacgcgcatgcgcagaaggctttgcgcctgtcgcagatatagtacctgcaaatagccaataattcgcagatatagtacctgcaaatagccaatcattcgcagatatagtacctgcaaatagccacaaccaaaaaaatatggttCAAAACCGTGCTAAATCAAATGaccgttatatattttttgtagggataatatttatattcgaaCATTTTGTTGACAGTGTTTggactgtgacatacatatgtcgaatcgaaacgactattatagtacgggaGCAATATCGCACACaaacacagaatagcgatattacatatatgattttgtaTGAGTTTGAAAATGTTGTACTATATACCTTAAAACTAGCATCAGAACCATTTCTACTTTGTGTAGTTAGTGTGCAGGAAGGTATAGCATGTTGACCCCATGTGCGAGGAGGCGATGCTGGAGCCGGTGCCGGAGGTTCTAACGAAAGAGTCGTTCCTTCTAATAATGACACACTGCTAAGGCTATCGGAGCTTGGGTAGGCAGGAAGACTTAGAGGCAGTGTCCTTCTAGCGCCCTTCTGACCGAGGTCCTGGTGCTTTTCTGCGTGAATTTCCACTGTTGTTTGATGTGTGTTTCCATAATTTTGTGAAGGATactaaaatttaaacataatcaTCAACAATAAACTCATATTAAAAGAAGAATTAAAtatacagtatatacatatatatatataaataatacgaaCTGAATGTGTATAGCATCCTAAGTTATTGAAAGGTTGAGAAAACGGTTGACCCGCCATTCCCACATGTTCCATCTGCACCGTGACCTGATCGATTCCCGGATTGGAACTTTGCCGTTTCGGTGGCTCCGGTGGCATTTTCTTACTCATATTCGGACTAACGGCGTAGACTTGTCTCATCTGCGCTATGTGTTGATTCTGCATTGAATACCCCATCTTATCAACGGGATATACTATATTTTGAAAACCCTCCATTATATACTTTGGAGATTTCTCGTTGACGTCTTGGAAGATCACATTTTCTCTAACAGTTTTTGTTGTGGCACTGATTTTAGCGACCGGGCGAGGCTTGACTAGCCCCCTCGGCCGGGGCAACGTACCACCACCTTCGTAACTACCCAATATGACAGCTTCATTAGTCGGAGTGATATCGCCATCATCATAAGAACGTCGCCAAGTTTGCATACTAGGCTGATTGACGTTCACATGAGTGCAATAGTATGCTTGTTGGTTGTCCGGAGAAAACGTCAGATGTGTGACGCGTTCCGATGCGTCTTCTAAACTTTCCAAAGATTTACCTCTAGGTTGCCTTATCTGCAGAAAAATTATTTCGTACAATTAAATACAAgccatattgaaataaatttaaattaatgttaatcCATATTAGTATCAAAGTTaaataagatatgtatgtacatgccaaTATAATAAGCAATAACTACAAGAAGATATagcataatttataaaaatatacaaatattataataaaatatgagctgataaatattatattatgtattttttttatttattattcaatttacttacacatatttgtatagaaaagtattataaatgtcgatgttattttaattcaaagctAAAACGgaagctatgtatgtaattatgcaTCAGCTAAATGACtaattgatatataaaataaaataataatgacgtGAATATAAATCAGTGATTGGCAATCGGTGATAGCATCTCTACGAGTGGTACAAAAAGTAAGAGAAGACGACTgttttgtaatatatacaaaGCCGTTTCTAATTAATTTATGTCTTTAAGTAAAATACTGAACATATCACACAGTATGTTGTTTgcataattgaattgaatttcaaagtataataaaagtcatcgtTGCATACGTTCAAATGTACAAAACATAATTCTCACCTGAATCGGTACCAAGTCAGTACTGCTATGTGTCGTGTTAAATGGCACTCCTGGATGATTCTTCtgataaaattgtatttgttGATTGTGATGATAGTTGGCGGTAATGCAACGAGATTGCTGAACCTCCCACGAGTGCTGGTAAGAGTGTAGTGTCGAATGGACGTACGATCCAGGTGTCACATCGCCTCCGCTCAGGGGCGAAGGTGTCATTAGcatttcctatttttttttatttatttgttttgttttttggatatttgtgaatttgATATCTCATTTATTATCCGCACAAGTATTGTTTCCAATGGCAATAGTTGTCGCATTCCATTTAGTCCGGATAGTGATCGTATTTTGATATCAAATTTGTGTACATTCGCCAAACACGCAGTGTTGTGTGATGTGAGGTGatggaaaaaagaaataaaacatACACATGCAAAAAGATGCTTACATTTTTTTCCTAAagtaaaacttatttaaaaaacttatgacgatgatttcggtgattatgACGGAATGACAAACATACCACATTAATTGATTTTCCATAATACGTATGAATATActtcttatatatgtaatattataaaagtttCCTTCtgccatttttatattttgatgatttttatatacttagtacatatttatcacatataaattcatatatttggAAAGgaaataatactatgataattattattttaaatattgtatcacATACAGGGGTAAATAAagcattattatatataaactatataatataatattattagaatTAAGCAGAAGAAAACCAATACAAAGCAAGTGTAAGAgctgttatttatatatatatatatatatatatatatatattattgtttaatataatcaagcaataagaaatatattttctgaTTATTATTAATGTTCAACTAATGTAATATTGTGACCAGTTTAATGGGGCTGTGAGTATTTTATTGCAAATATGAAAGATGAAACGATGATTCATATCCAAAATTTTTAAGCTTTTCTTTCGACTTCCATTTAATAGTAACAGTAATCATAagaatgtttttaataattttggatAGGATTAAACATTTAACTAGtatgtgaatttaaattaaactaaaaaaaaaaattgaagaaataaaaaaacacagcCACACTGAATGGTAACGAAAAATTTTGTTAActaatttcatttataatacaGCCAACCCAGCCAAAAAAGCTTTGAAATGGaatattcaaaacattttaaatttgattttaattaaaaaatattcaaaaaaaaaaagaaagaacatTAAAAACTAATCATGAAACATTCACTTTCTAAAATACAATCGTCAAGATGCAATTAACATGAATTTGATAAGTTGTGGATTGTCTGtactttaaaattttgcaaatatgTAATTAAGAAGCTAGAGTAATTAGAGTGAAACAGATACTAACATGAGTCTGTCCTGTGTGAGGATGTTGTTGCAACCTGCACCCTTCGGCAGAACTTTGCAAACTTATACTGCGCTTTCCCGTTCTAATATCTTTAACTCGTTTTATGgccaataaaaactttttttgatgtCCAAGCCGAACGATTCCAGCATCCTCTAAATCTTCCCATGCTAGCTGCGTTGCATCTTGAACAGTCACGTATCCTTGCGATTTAAGTGCAGGCCCGTATTCTTCTAAACGTAGTAACCTTAACCACTCCTCCAAAGAGCCCTGGaaaatgtaaacaaattaaatcaattacacATTCTCACTAAAACATATGTCAAAACTGAGAAAGTAACATACCGGTATATAATCAGGTAAATTATCAGGAACATTCAGGTTATCTATTTCAGTTTTGAGACGCTTCCTATGATTCGGTTTCTTTATACCAATCGCTGTGAGATCTTCAGGTGTCATCCTAGTGATCGTTGGGAGATCATAACCGGCCGCTACAAATAGTGGAGCATATTCCTCGTAATGCAACTCAGACAACCAAGCATGAATCAAATCATGGTCCTacagaaaaatagtaaaattatgagtattaaatttattctcaataaaaaatatatttacttataaagAAAGTATGAAATATTCATCAGATCAAACAATGGAGAACTATAAGatgaataataaattgtaaGGAGAATATCCTTGAGAAGGATAAtacgcaaaataaaataaaacaaaatgaacCGTTAACGCCCAAAAGAATGAATAAGTAACAAAGCCCATTTGACTTGCTAATGAACTGCAGTGGTTCCACATATAATATTAAGGTTAAATTATAAGGGAACAATAGGtggcatttatgtatgtatttcatgagGGCTGGTACATCTCACAGGCTATTTGGGCAGGCTGCATTTTGTAAGAACAATAAAGACTGCACTACAGAGAAAGAGCACGTCTTCAGAGTCCTGAATAAAAACATGCAGCCGAACATAATAATGGCAGTCTGTAATGGTtcgagatgtatgtatgtatgcagctGTTTGCGAAACTGCGTATTTCAACTTAACATTGCATACACAAGTGTCCAAAGAGCTGGGTAATAAATTTCACGCTAAATTTGTCGACAGCCAgatattgtatgcatgtatattcaTTGTAAATTGGtaagtgtatataaaattatgcgGCAATACAGCTCTATTGAATATTCCACAAGGCTACGTGGTTTTGGCGAGATGCCAAGTGTTTTGGGTAGTCTTATGTGTTCTGCATCGATTGCGAAACTCACAGGAAGTCCTTGACAGATGAGACGATCGATTCTAGTGTTGTCTGAGCTCAAAGAACAGGAACTGAGGGAACACCGTGCGGCAGCAGGACATCCGGATGCTCTTCCACTGTCCAACGAAGCGCTGCTGTGACGAGATCCGGAGCCGGCTGAACCTGACGACGAGCCTGGACTGTCTCGGCCAGGACTCTatcagaattaaaaaataattagtacTTGCTTAACGAGTGTGTATTTAATGAGTTTGCATGTGTTACAGTttaagtgttcactccggttcgttcaggAACATACTATTTTGttcatatgttacagtcggtgtattttcagttataatatgtatattctaactggtgttttaggtcattcatattcgaatacaattcaactagtaaattatatctctacaagtgcaaatatactttcaacaatgtgcgccagttgagTTTAGGAtttaataatgcgttaatatttgctagatattacgaataaagcaaatattacgataactctaagaatatgTTCAAACCAAAAATGTGACATACCGACTAAAATTactagtcgaatgacgttttcacgaaaacttaaactatccatcttacctggtaccaacttgtagttgaagtgtattttcagttgtaatatattttgaccagttggaatgtaattcgccatatgaatcaacttacataggttatacggaatatattccaactagtcgaaatatattacaattaaaaatacacttcaactaatAACGGTAGttgataccaggttagatggaatatattccaactattcaaaatatattataactggaagatacactttaaCTATAACAGTAGTTGATACCAGGTTatatagaatatattccaactagttaaactatattacaactggaagatatacTTCAACTGTAAGACATACActttggttttagtttaagagCTAAAAGTCTAAAGCTATCTTCAAACGGACGCACCAGGTGTCGGATTAAACTTTTAGGTGTCACAAAGCCATTGGgttgtcaaaacgccaagtatttaaaagggaaatcgtATTACAATGTTGCTACGATTCCCAtttccattattattaaaagtattGCAACTCAGGGTAAGCAGACATACAAAGAGGATAGGACAGgcgattgagaatactttaaattatgcctaatagtttgtgcatgaacaaaattaattcgtttttgtcaatttgttataactggtcagattggttcgtgtatgaactaaCTAGTATGTTTATGAATGAACGAAACgcacacttggactgtaacatatgaatattttccttCGAATTTGACTCAATGAGTTATAAAATGTGTACCTGGGTCATATCAATGCCTTGATCCTCCTGTAGTGCCAGCTGATGGTGGTAGTATACAGCAGTTTTGTGTGTGAGTGGTCCTGGAGGAGGGAATGTGAAAGCTGGTGGTGCTCCACCGGCGCCTCCATTTCCAGTTCCAGCTCCAGGACTTTTTCCACTGCCTCCACTGGCTCCACTAACTGTGCTTCCATAGTCTGAATGGTCATCTGAAAGTAAATTAAGCACAATTAGATTTTGAAGTGAAAAGTTCAGTGTTTTGTTGTGAaattgagtatatatatatacctctAATAGGAGCTAATGGAGTGTCTGGTGGGTGTAGGAATCCAGTGTCCTCGCTACTTGCATAGCCTTGTGAGGAGCCGAAGCTGGTGCCTGAGAGACGATGTTGCGCCCCCGTGGCCCCGGTGGCACCTGCGCCCCCAAAAGCATCCGGGACAGCCGGGGGCGCCACCCGTTTTGCTTGCACCGCAGGCTTCCCACTTCTCGACATCCCTCCTACTGCAACAGAAATCAAAATAAGATTAATATGGGAGTACacaaattcaattgaaaaatcttaaaaatattacacgTTTTAACATCGACATTATTATACACCCTAGAGCTCGACACTGAATACTGAAGAGAACAGAGGTGAAGCTCAACGACCCTCGGCAAACTAGCAGCTAATGCACGTCGTAATTATCACTGAAAGATATCATCCACTTCGATGCGAGggggaaaaaagaaaaaaacgctTTCCCTCTCTCATCATTTGGAGGGTGGCAAAAGGAAAAGCAACTACAATAAGGGTTGTCGCGATTGGCCGTACCTTAGTTTCCGTACTGGATCTCGGATAGATCCAGGACGCAAATTGACCCGAAGTTTGAAAGCAAGCTTGAGAAATACTAAACGAtgacatttttttctgaaaagaCCATCACACAGTGTTTTCATCTCCTTTCTTTATATTTGAAACTGAGCATCCTTGGTAAATAGAAAAGGTTCATattaatgatataaaaacacGGAACTTGAAGGTgactatgaatatttatttatacttgggAGAGGAGGCATAGCCGATGTacccaatttttatattttcccaagaTGCCGTTattgggttgcccctgagcgacatctgtAGTAtttaacatgtatgtacataaatatgtatataaaattatagtttataatttttgaaattatattcaaatagtggtgacagtgtgtaggatggtttttggcagtttaatgaaatctgataaattgacaaactccaaTAGGGAACGATCGACTTCTCAGATCCACCACCAGATCGAGGTCTGACCAGcggcactacagataatactcggaataaattattttcaatcgaggtcaatccaCGGGATTTAACTcgacaacctctcggtggttaacatTAATACAACCATCATGCTATGctgattaatattaaaatatttttttaacaatcagACAGGActgtaattaatgattttttcggattttttttatcatcggGAGGGGGAAGGCGCTTCAATATC
This Arctopsyche grandis isolate Sample6627 chromosome 7, ASM5162203v2, whole genome shotgun sequence DNA region includes the following protein-coding sequences:
- the ckn gene encoding CRK like proto-oncogene, adaptor protein, with protein sequence MATTCFGPPPLPPNKRGSNSNKETLSRKNSSNNGNNLTSSTYMSFKDPLDEILVISSEDIQPKNKNSSKKCSHHHKRKNSLKKCKHALNLSLSKFTDDKNSKKQSTDNALKSCDLVNGFDQSYTSDLNSKTYFLHSPDSESVPLKTFSEMFSKGCDDLTACEQESVGDAQYFATVKNTPFARPHSTGRASFHTNSLTRSFRGIAELKLSLPRSSSEGNLSALVDKETPLSLSPLGSRRGAETVVVESNNLAGQTRLNKYLKALSGSWRNLFQLGGMSRSGKPAVQAKRVAPPAVPDAFGGAGATGATGAQHRLSGTSFGSSQGYASSEDTGFLHPPDTPLAPIRDDHSDYGSTVSGASGGSGKSPGAGTGNGGAGGAPPAFTFPPPGPLTHKTAVYYHHQLALQEDQGIDMTQSPGRDSPGSSSGSAGSGSRHSSASLDSGRASGCPAAARCSLSSCSLSSDNTRIDRLICQGLPDHDLIHAWLSELHYEEYAPLFVAAGYDLPTITRMTPEDLTAIGIKKPNHRKRLKTEIDNLNVPDNLPDYIPGSLEEWLRLLRLEEYGPALKSQGYVTVQDATQLAWEDLEDAGIVRLGHQKKFLLAIKRVKDIRTGKRSISLQSSAEGCRLQQHPHTGQTHEMLMTPSPLSGGDVTPGSYVHSTLHSYQHSWEVQQSRCITANYHHNQQIQFYQKNHPGVPFNTTHSSTDLVPIQIRQPRGKSLESLEDASERVTHLTFSPDNQQAYYCTHVNVNQPSMQTWRRSYDDGDITPTNEAVILGSYEGGGTLPRPRGLVKPRPVAKISATTKTVRENVIFQDVNEKSPKYIMEGFQNIVYPVDKMGYSMQNQHIAQMRQVYAVSPNMSKKMPPEPPKRQSSNPGIDQVTVQMEHVGMAGQPFSQPFNNLGCYTHSYPSQNYGNTHQTTVEIHAEKHQDLGQKGARRTLPLSLPAYPSSDSLSSVSLLEGTTLSLEPPAPAPASPPRTWGQHAIPSCTLTTQSRNGSDASFKSSSSTESDSLPFANENAGTIKQNRGQIGSRPHTADFGRGNMPLTSLPPRHPNTPGSTQSSPGNQNSQDASCEDKANPTTPKQSQGGLSLSAEPGDVLNDIGNMLANLTDELDAMLEEEKRQGLTDG